From Myripristis murdjan unplaced genomic scaffold, fMyrMur1.1, whole genome shotgun sequence, a single genomic window includes:
- the LOC115356824 gene encoding general transcription factor II-I repeat domain-containing protein 2-like — MTAVASHANKRQKIYYFNEKWEAEFCFTNVNDKCICLLCGASVSVGKRCNVERHFTKVHSNFSRDFPEGSSLRKEKIKELKATLQRQQSLFTKPTKKANAATEASFKVAHILTKHKKAFTDGGIVKEAMTAVAETLFRDHKSKTEILSAIADVQLGANTVARRVSALSADAVEQLESDMNRCKWFSIQCDESVDSSDIAQLAVFIQMVFDDFSTREEFLTLLPLKTTTRGVDIYNAVKDYFVEKKIPVEKLASVTTDGAPAMTGRHSGFIAQCKADPDFPKFLSYHCIIHQQAICAKVIGFDHVMTPVVKIINSIRAKAKQHRSFKLFLEECFAEYGDLLLHTEVRWLSRGKVLQRFLSLLGEIKAFMEMREEDTSLLSDAEWLLDLAFLADITEKINHLNLQLQGKDKNISDMISAVKAFSAKLSLYIQQVKNKRFQHFPSVSKMLETHTGAASVLNVSKYCDLLSRLGQEFADRFSDFEKLEPCVTFKANPFMDVDI, encoded by the coding sequence ATGACCGCAGTAGCTAGCCATGCTAATAAGAGGCagaaaatttattattttaatgaaaagtgGGAAGCAGAGTTTTGTTTCACAAATGTCAACGACAAGTGTATCTGTCTGCTCTGCGGCGCAAGCGTGTCAGTCGGTAAAAGGTGTAACGTGGAGCGCCATTTCACCAAGGTCCACAGCAACTTTTCACGGGACTTTCCTGAGGGTAGCAGCCTACGAAAGGAGAAGATAAAGGAGCTGAAAGCAACGCTTCAAAGACAACAGTCTCTCTTCACCAAACCTACAAAAAAGGCCAACGCCGCAACAGAGGCTTCGTTTAAAGTGGCGCACATCTTAACGAAGCACAAAAAGGCCTTCACCGATGGCGGGATTGTGAAGGAGGCTATGACCGCGGTGGCGGAAACGCTATTCAGGGACCATAAAAGTAAGACAGAAATTTTGTCTGCTATTGCCGATGTACAACTTGGTGCAAATACTGTCGCAAGGAGAGTGTCTGCGCTGTCTGCGGATGCGGTTGAACAGCTGGAATCGGACATGAACAGGTGCAAATGGTTTTCAATTCAGTGTGATGAGTCTGTGGACTCCAGTGATATAGCCCAGCTAGCTGTGTTCATTCAGATGGTGTTTGATGACTTTTCCACCAGAGAAGAGTTTTTGACTTTACTTCCGCTGAAAACTACTACCAGGGGAGTTGATATTTACAATGCAGTGAAAGACtactttgtagaaaaaaaaatccctgttgAAAAGCTGGCGTCCGTGACAACCGACGGAGCACCTGCTATGACGGGTCGTCACTCAGGATTTATTGCGCAGTGCAAAGCGGACCCGGACTTTCCTAAGTTTCTGAGCTATCATTGCATCATCCATCAACAGGCTATATGCGCAAAAGTTATAGGATTTGACCATGTCATGACGCCTGTTGTTAAGATCATCAACTCCATTCGAGCAAAGGCAAAGCAACACCGGAGCTTCAAGCTGTTCCTGGAGGAATGCTTTGCAGAGTACGGGGATCTCCTGCTCCACACTGAAGTCAGATGGCTCAGTCGAGGTAAGGTACTACAGCGCTTCCTTTCCTTGCTGGGTGAAATCAAGGCTTTTATGGAAATGAGGGAGGAGGATACCAGCCTATTATCAGATGCAGAGTGGCTACTTGATCTTGCTTTTCTGGCAGATATAACTGAGAAAATTAACCACCTGAACCTACAGTTACAAGGCAAAGATAAAAACATATCTGACATGATCAGTGCTGTTAAGGCGTTCAGTGCAAAACTGTCATTGTACATTcagcaagtgaaaaacaaaaggtttcAGCACTTCCCCTCTGTCTCAAAGATGTTGGAAACTCACACAGGTGCAGCCAGCGTTTTAAATGTTTCTAAGTACTGTGACCTCTTGTCGAGGCTTGGACAGGAGTTTGCAGACAGATTCAGTGACTTTGAGAAACTTGAGCCCTGTGTGACATTTAAGGCCAACCCCTTCATGGATGTGGACATAA